A stretch of the Montipora foliosa isolate CH-2021 unplaced genomic scaffold, ASM3666993v2 scaffold_474, whole genome shotgun sequence genome encodes the following:
- the LOC137989795 gene encoding uncharacterized protein encodes MHSFIAFDVVEFYPSISIELLSEALQFASEYVTITDNERHIILQAKSSILYSYGEPWGRKTSSNLFDVTMGSYDGAESCELVGTYLLYKIKEKFGSTCDFGLYRDDGLGISKAPPRQTELIKIDLCGILRNYGLKITIEANKKTVNFLDVTLNLSNGKYMAHTKPGNIPLYVNKKSNHPPRIIENTPKSINKRLSEISIDEHSFNEAAPLYQKALDDSGYNHRLAFTPRITQSSSSSRGNRHRNIIWYNPPFSKNVATNVGRTFLKILDEEFPESHVLHKIFNCNTVKISYCYMPNLKQKIDGNNKSTLLKTSAPPVLKACNCRIPANCPMAGHCLTSSVVYQATVTTEDNRPAQTYVGLTENSFKTRFANHKSSFNNPDKRFSTELSKHVWCLKEERLKFKITWKILKQTSPYNPVSNRCNLCLWEKYFLLFVDLNWRP; translated from the coding sequence ATGCACTCGTTCATTGCATTTGACGTAGTAGAGTTCTACCCATCGATCTCTATTGAATTGCTAAGTGAAGCCCTACAATTTGCATCTGAATATGTCACCATAACCGACAACGAACGGCATATTATTCTTCAAGCAAAGAGTTCTATTCTCTACAGTTATGGTGAACCATGGGGTAGAAAAACCTCATCTAATCTTTTTGATGTCACTATGGGGAGCTACGACGGTGCTGAATCTTGCGAGCTTGTTGGTACTTATCTCCTCTACAAAATCAAAGAGAAGTTTGGCAGTACATGCGATTTTGGCTTATACAGAGATGACGGGCTCGGCATATCCAAAGCACCACCACGGCAAACCGAGCTCATCAAAATAGATCTGTGCGGTATTTTAAGAAATTACGGCTTGAAAATTACAATCGAGGCCAACAAAAAAACCGTAAATTTTCTAGATGTCACCCTCAACCTGTCTAATGGGAAATACATGGCCCACACCAAACCcggaaacatcccactctacgtcaacaagaaatcaaatcatCCACCTCGCATTATAGAAAACACTCCGAAATCCATCAACAAACGTTTGTCCGAAATCTCAATTGATGAGCATTCGTTTAACGAAGCGGCACCTCTTTATCAGAAAGCCCTCGATGACAGCGGATACAATCACCGGCTCGCATTCACACCAAGAATTACACAGTCTTCGAGCTCCTCCAGAGGGAACCGCCACAGGAACATCATTTGGTACAACCCACCTTTTAGCAAGAACGTGGCTACAAACGTTGGACGAACGTTCCTTAAGATCCTCGACGAAGAGTTCCCTGAAAGTCATGTAttacacaaaatcttcaactGCAACACAGTAAAGATCAGCTACTGTTACATGCCCAACCTCAAACAGAAGATCGATGGTAACAATAAATCAACGTTACTGAAAACATCTGCACCACCAGTTTTGAAAGCATGCAACTGCCGAATACCAGCAAACTGCCCTATGGCCGGACATTGCCTTACATCATCCGTGGTTTACCAAGCTACAGTGACAACTGAGGATAACAGGCCAGCCCAAACTTATGTTGGACTCACTGagaactcttttaaaacaagatttgcTAATCACAAATCTTCTTTCAACAACCCCGACAAGAGATTCAGTACAGAGCTCAGTAAGCATGTTTGGTGTTTGAAGGAAGAAAGATTGAAATTCAAGATcacctggaaaattttgaaacaaacttctccttacaaccctgtctcgaaccgatgtaatttgtgcctatgggagaaatattttttattatttgtagACCTGAACTGGCGACCTTGA
- the LOC137989798 gene encoding uncharacterized protein yields MLAIYTLEQLILLFADDCALLAHTEEALQTVVNRFAKAAKAFGLTISLKKTEVLFQKPPREAYTPPLITIDGYQLNAVEHFTYLGSVIANDATTTKDVDNRIAKASSSFGRLQKRVWQNHSLRLSTKIQVYRAAVVTTLLYGAETWVLYRKQVKLLERFHQRCLRSIMGIKWQDHITNEEVLERADTTSIEAMLMLRQLRWAGHVTRMDSSRMPKAVFYGELSQGKRDRGAPRKRFKDQLKRQLTQAGIDHSEWEALAEDREEWRGTIKTAADNFEEGRKTAAAEKRQRRKDSASQPVTDTTFTCPFCSRACRSRIGLHSHQRACRRASTSSQ; encoded by the coding sequence ATGCTGGCCATATATACACTGGAGCAACTTATCCTCCTGTTCGCAGATGACTGCGCTCTCCTAGCGCACACAGAGGAAGCCCTCCAGACAGTCGTCAACCGCTTCGCCAAGGCAGCCAAGGCCTTCGGGCTAACCATCAGCCTGAAGAAAACAGAAGTCCTGTTTCAGAAGCCTCCACGCGAAGCCTACACCCCACCCCTCATCACCATTGACGGTTATCAGCTCAACGCAGTCGAACACTTTACCTACCTGGGAAGTGTCATCGCCAACGACGCAACAACAACCAAAGACGTTGATAACCGCATCGCAAAAGCCAGCAGCTCCTTTGGTCGGCTACAGAAGCGCGTGTGGCAGAACCACTCCCTGCGCTTGTCAACCAAGATCCAGGTCTACAGGGCAGCAGTCGTCACTACCCTTCTCTACGGGGCAGAAACCTGGGTCCTCTACAGAAAGCAAGTCAAACTGTTGGAACGCTTCCACCAGAGGTGCCTGAGATCCATCATGGGCATCAAGTGGCAGGACCACATCACCAACGAAGAGGTCCTGGAGAGAGCAGACACCACCAGCATTGAGGCCATGCTGATGCTCAGACAGCTCCGCTGGGCGGGACACGTCACGCGCATGGACAGCTCCAGAATGCCAAAGGCCGTCTTTTACGGGGAGCTAAGTCAAGGCAAGCGCGACCGTGGTGCCCCCCGCAAGCGTTTCAAGGACCAGTTGAAGCGGCAGCTGACACAAGCTGGCATAGACCACAGTGAGTGGGAAGCACTGGCAGAGGACAGAGAGGAGTGGAGAGGAACGATCAAGACCGCAGCAGACAACTTCGAGGAGGGAAGAAAAACGGCAGCTGCAGAGAAACGGCAGCGACGAAAGGACTCCGCGAGCCAACCTGTGACCGACACGACATTCACATGCCCATTCTGCTCCAGGGCCTGCAGATCAAGGATAGGTCTCCACAGCCACCAGAGAGCATGTCGCCGGGCATCTACCTCTTCCCAGTGA
- the LOC137989797 gene encoding putative uncharacterized protein DDB_G0274435 — translation MEWTEQKDVMLAREILLCEPFQYRVGSKERGSVWSQIASNLNTHPGFTVSQRAVRDRYGILEKKAKKRKREIENGTGISPEDSELDLALEEIIEKWEAADQDFQLDNQSKAKKLEKDKETAEDMRRMSMETLGASKNRKSDPDESAEEKQCKRQRGGSDTVQFLKEHSEMEFTFKREELEAKKSEQSLLTEQQKQQQQMISMFQQQLQQQNQQQQLQQQQMQQQLQQMQTMFMESQKQQAQLMAPYFRKCQNTNSVHCYFA, via the coding sequence ATGGAGTGGACAGAACAAAAAGATGTGATGCTCGCCCGAGAAATCCTTCTTTGTGAGCCCTTTCAATATAGGGTTGGCTCAAAAGAACGTGGTTCGGTGTGGAGCCAAATAGCGTCAAATCTGAATACTCATCCAGGGTTCACAGTGTCACAGAGAGCTGTTAGAGATCGTTACGGCATCCtcgaaaaaaaagccaaaaagcgaAAACGTGAAATTGAAAATGGAACTGGCATCTCCCCTGAAGATTCAGAGCTTGATTTAGCCCTTGAAGAAATCATAGAAAAATGGGAAGCGGCTGATCAAGATTTCCAGCTTGATAACCAAAGCAAGGCGAAAAAACTAGAAAAGGACAAAGAAACAGCAGAGGATATGCGGAGAATGTCAATGGAAACTCTCGGTGCTTCTAAGAATAGGAAATCCGATCCAGATGAGTCAGCGGAAGAGAAGCAGTGTAAAAGGCAGCGAGGTGGCAGCGACACAGTCCAGTTTCTAAAAGAGCATAGTGAGATGGAGTTTACGtttaaaagagaagagctcGAGGCCAAGAAAAGTGAGCAGTCGCTTTTAACTGagcaacaaaagcaacaacaacagatgaTTTCCATGTTCCAGCAACAACTACAGCAAcagaaccaacaacaacaactacaacaacagcAGATGcagcaacaactacaacagatGCAAACTATGTTTATGGAATCCCAGAAGCAGCAAGCGCAGCTTATGGCACCTTATTTCAGAAAATGTCAGAACACAAATAGCGTGCATTGCTATTTTGCTTAA
- the LOC137989799 gene encoding uncharacterized protein, translating to MFPNIDNELGVTAIKNALDARSVKIPTTECILEAVEICLESSNCQFDNNNYVQQHGTAMGPKNACSYADLAMGVIDHKAKFEGTIKPILWLRYRDDIFDLTQGVEKLLEFTNYINSLYHTIKVELVYSESSLDVLDLTLLLQDGFISTDIYSKPTESHLYLPYNSSHPDHCKKAIPYGVALRIRRNCSTNASFVKRCSGYKSHLKQQNYNGNLVDKQFERAMQLERSDVLKPKTKTKKPFP from the coding sequence ATGTTTCCCAATATTGACAACGAATTGGGAGTTACTGCAATTAAAAATGCATTAGATGCAAGATCTGTCAAAATACCAACCACAGAATGCATTTTAGAGGCTGTGGAAATTTGTTTGGAATCCAGCAATTGCCAATTTGATAACAATAACTATGTTCAACAGCACGGAACCGCGATGGGGCCCAAGAATGCGTGCTCTTATGCAGATTTGGCTATGGGCGTAATTGATCACAAAGCGAAATTTGAGGGTACAATTAAGCCAATACTTTGGTTGAGATATAGGGATGATATTTTTGATCTGACACAGGGTGTTGAGAAACTCCTTGAATTTACCAACTATATTAATTCACTATATCATACCATCAAAGTTGAATTGGTTTATTCTGAAAGCAGCCTCGATGTTTTGGACCTTACTCTCCTTTTGCAAGATGGCTTTATTTCAACAGATATTTATTCCAAGCCCACTGAGAGTCATTTGTATTTGCCCTACAATAGCTCACACCCAGATCATTGTAAGAAAGCTATCCCTTATGGAGTAGCCCTTAGAATTAGGCGTAACTGTTCCACCAACGCCTCTTTTGTGAAGCGCTGTAGTGGATACAAAAGCCACCTcaaacaacaaaattacaaTGGGAATCTGGTGGACAAACAGTTTGAGAGGGCCATGCAATTGGAGAGATCAGATGTtctcaagccaaaaacaaaaactaaaaaacctTTCCCTTAG